The following DNA comes from Methylophilus sp. 5.
ACGACTCTGATCAATAACAGCAATAACACCACTGCCATCGACAACGCACACAGGCGCTGCGTCAACCAGCGACGCATGCCCGGGTATTTGGCCGTTAGTAACTCAAACAACATAGCGGCCTTTCTACCAAACGGCCCATATCACAAACAACATGGTGCCCGCGACCAGCCATAGCACCACCCGGCTGGAAAATCTGGCTTTTTGCAACGTTGTCATCCAGTGCACATCCATCGCCAAATGGCGAATACCAGCGTAAAAATGATGAAAAAACGCACAAGCCAGCACCGTGATGGCCAATTTAACCGGCCATTGCTGACACTGCGTGGCCACGGCTGTATAGCCTTGCGCGCTGGACAAGGACAAATACAATGCCCACAACAACAGCGGCTGGATCAAAAACAGCAGCACACCGCTGGCGCGGTGCAAAATTGACACCACGGCATTGATTGGCAAACGGATCGTGAATAAATCCAGATTTTTAGGGCGCTGTTTTTTAGGCTTTTTAACAATCATGCACTACTCACCTGCTTTAGCTGCACGCGCCACGGCGCCTGCGACAAACGCCATTAAGCGAGGGTCAAACGGTTTAGGAATAATGTAGTCTTTGCCAAAAGACAAAGACTGTAGTTGATACGCATCCAGCACTTGTTGTGGCACCGGTTCGCGGGCCAGTTGGCCTAAAGCCTTGGCTGCAGCCACTTTCATCTGCTCTGTAATCTGTGTAGCTTGCGCA
Coding sequences within:
- the sdhC gene encoding succinate dehydrogenase, cytochrome b556 subunit, whose protein sequence is MIVKKPKKQRPKNLDLFTIRLPINAVVSILHRASGVLLFLIQPLLLWALYLSLSSAQGYTAVATQCQQWPVKLAITVLACAFFHHFYAGIRHLAMDVHWMTTLQKARFSSRVVLWLVAGTMLFVIWAVW